The genomic window GATACCGTTCTCGATTTAACCATGATGATGAAAAATCATCTCCAGGGTTTTATTCAGTGTTACTAAAAGATTACAACATCAAAGCAGAACTGACGGCTTCAAAAAGAGCTGGTTTTCATAAATACACCTTCAATAAAGAAGGGGAATCGGGTATCATTATAGATTTATCGCATACCATTTATCCAGATCATAAACCAAACCATCAATTTAAATTAATTTCTGATACAGAAATTGCAGGCTATAAAGGGTCTGGAGGTTGGGCTGTGACGCAAGATATTTTTTTCAATGCAAAATTTAATAAACCCTTTACAGTTACTTTTTTCGAAAATGGAAAAAAAATAGAAACATTACCAAACAGAATGTCAAAAAAATTGGTGGCCGTATTAACCTTTAATACAAAAGCTGGTGAAGAAGTCTTGACAAAGGTTGGTATTTCATCTGTTGACTATGAAGGTGCTCGTAAGAATTTGGAGGCAGAAATTAATCATTGGGATTTTGATAAAGTTAAAAATGATGCGCATGAAACTTGGAAAAAAGAATTATCAAAAATTAATGTCAAAGGAGGTACTGACGATGAAAAAACAATTTTCTATACGGGTCTTTATCATACGTCTATAAGTCCAAATACGTTTTCTGATGTCGATTTCAGATACAGAGGAATGGACAGGAAAATTCACCAATCTGACGAAGAAAAAATTTATACAGTGTTCTCGTTGTGGGATACTTTTAGAGCCTACAATCCTTTAAAAACAATTACAGATCCTGATAAAACCAACGAATTTATAAATACACTTTTAACAAAATACGATCAAGGGGGTGTTTTGCCAATGTGGGAATTGCAAGGGAATTACACTGGGTGTATGATTGGGTACCATTCCGTTTCTGTGATTGTAGATGCTTACACTAAAGGAATTCGAGGCTATGATGTAAAGAAAGCCTATGAAGCCGTTGTTCATGCATCAACGTATGACACAACAGATATCTTTTTTCCATCAGAAAGAGTTAAAAATATTTTAATGCCTAAGGGAAAACTCTATAATGAAACGATGGATTTTATTCCTGCTGATTTAGAAAATGAATCCGTTTCTAAAGCCTTAGAATATGCTTATAATGATTGGTGTATTGCACAAATGGCAAAAGATTTAGGGAACACAGACGATTACAATCGTTTTATGAAACGCTCCAAAAAATACACTCAATATTACGATACAGACGCTGGGTTTATGAGAGGGAAAAATCAAGATGGAAAATGGCGTGAGCCTTTTGACCCCCGTTATTCGAAGCACAGAAAAGATGATTATACAGAAGGAAATGCCTATCAATGGTCTTGGTTTGTACCTCACGATGTTGAAGGATTGGTTGATTTAGTCGGTGGTAAAGAAACATTTATTAAAAATTTAGACGTCTTATTTTCTACGAGTTCTGAGTTAACTGGAGATGATGTTTCTGGAGATATTTCGGGTCTCATTGGGCAATATGCACACGGAAACGAACCCAGTCATCACATATCACATATGTATAATTTTGTGGGACAACCATGGAAAACTCAAGAGGTCACAGACCAAATCATGAGCGAATTGTATTTTAATAACCCTAATGGATTGGCCGGAAATGAAGACTGTGGACAAAT from Formosa sp. Hel1_33_131 includes these protein-coding regions:
- a CDS encoding GH92 family glycosyl hydrolase gives rise to the protein MKNIKIYFLLLTVIGLLSFSTVTKTTTKESDDNTKYVNTFIGTGGHGHTFPGATTPYGMVQLSPDTRTLGWDACGGYHYTDTSILGFSHTHLSGTGISDLGDFLFMPFSGEAKVIPGTPEDPDSGYRSRFNHDDEKSSPGFYSVLLKDYNIKAELTASKRAGFHKYTFNKEGESGIIIDLSHTIYPDHKPNHQFKLISDTEIAGYKGSGGWAVTQDIFFNAKFNKPFTVTFFENGKKIETLPNRMSKKLVAVLTFNTKAGEEVLTKVGISSVDYEGARKNLEAEINHWDFDKVKNDAHETWKKELSKINVKGGTDDEKTIFYTGLYHTSISPNTFSDVDFRYRGMDRKIHQSDEEKIYTVFSLWDTFRAYNPLKTITDPDKTNEFINTLLTKYDQGGVLPMWELQGNYTGCMIGYHSVSVIVDAYTKGIRGYDVKKAYEAVVHASTYDTTDIFFPSERVKNILMPKGKLYNETMDFIPADLENESVSKALEYAYNDWCIAQMAKDLGNTDDYNRFMKRSKKYTQYYDTDAGFMRGKNQDGKWREPFDPRYSKHRKDDYTEGNAYQWSWFVPHDVEGLVDLVGGKETFIKNLDVLFSTSSELTGDDVSGDISGLIGQYAHGNEPSHHISHMYNFVGQPWKTQEVTDQIMSELYFNNPNGLAGNEDCGQMSAWYVLNAMGFYSFNPGDPTYSIGRPIFDEVEINLPTGKKFIIKAKNNSSENKYIQTTKLNGEELITPFFTHKQLIAGGTLKFEMGGKQPK